Within the Carassius auratus strain Wakin chromosome 18, ASM336829v1, whole genome shotgun sequence genome, the region AGCAGACTGATAATTCCTGAGactaatagaaaaataaagtagtgtattagcagacataggcaaagtgtgcaggttgCAGGATTGCGCTGCCTACAGTGTGTGATGCGTGGTTTGTGAGTGGTAGTGATaatagggatctggaaacacatagtaagaattggttataaaaactgaaacagaagTAAAACAAGTATAGTAGGGAAAAGGAtaaatcaaaacaatacttatatccCTTTGCAAGTGTCCCTGCCCGGTGGAGTCGCACAGCAGAGTCGATGGTCTTCacactcttcggtcttcacaTGCGGAGGGCTTAACAGGAGGGCTGCCGTGGTATACTAACCTTTTTTATACCCATTGGACAAAATGGAAATTTAATTCAGCTGAATACACtctactgtttatcacaacaaaggtctaagcaagcgcatgacactgacaacgtatgcgatagagtacgagaccaaacgcagcacATCTCAACACATTAAAAGAAATTACTTTGAGGATTAGAAACTTTCAACTTAATTTACACAGAgaatacatgaaaattataaatTGCCTTATAGGTAACAACTGGATGTATCACTTTTGATATAGGACAATATACAGTATGTCAAATATTACATTTCCATATGGGTATAGGTCAACAATATGTTACATATGTTTTCTCACTTAAATCCTCTAATTCTTGCTGATTCTAGATTCCATCAATCATTTGTTGCATAAATCATTGTAAGCCAACAAGTGCTTAAGTTAGACATAAACTAAGACTGGTGCAAGCCATCTTGCTGTGTGTCCCTGCTGAGTAACCACCCTTTTTGAGGTCAGATGTTGCCACCTTAGCagacattgacttccattgtgttGTTACTGGGGAATTTTAGGTAGatttacatgtacaaaaataatataattaaaaagtaccTATGTGTACCTATGAGTTTGAACAAAAATGTGGCagtaaaacacttttatttattattcattattacagGGGAAGAGGCTTTTACCATAATACGTAATGTGTAAACTAGTACATTGCGTTCTGTTACACTTCTGCaagaacaaaatgtaaaattttaacagTAACTTTATTATGATGTGCACTATATTTGCCACTAATGATTGTGTTTATCAAATAGAGAAATTTCACAATGGAAAATGAACACTGTCTGGAACTAACAAAGGGAATAAGTGAAATGTTGGGACCCAAAACTTACGAAGATCTAAGATGACTGAAGTCCTGAGAGTTATGATACTAACAcgtcagaggacctcagatgatgccaaccctcaAACGACAAAACTACCAATTTGCTTTAAGTTTAATCACAACATATACAGAATAATAATTGCAGTTAATAGTGTTCactgtctgtttgattacatgtCATTAACTAACTGCATGAATTTGACTGTTCATTTCTGCCATGTGGACATCAACTTGATATAGTCaacactgataagctactactaaatataatgtaggaactttaaaatagaaaaatagattttctgtaaagctgctttgcaataatttgtattgtgaaaagcacaaaacaaacaaacaaaccaaaaaacactGGAGCATGCAAAAAGAGACTCTGTAGGACAAACAGAGGAGATTGAGTTAAATAAACAGAAGGTAAGTAGTCAAACTATAAACTACACACTATACAGATATAGAGTCTGTTTGTCCAAATatagcacaaagtcacttttacggacttttaaattaaatgttccctcctggtggaatgaccttctcAACTCAATCCGAGCTGAGTCGttaaccatcttcaagaatcggcttaaaacccatctctttaatcTTCTTaaaccctctaactttagcactcactattctaattctattcttaaaaaaaaaatctacctacctttctaatctttttttattctatctattattattttttattatacaattataaaaagacatctaacactagcttgctcttttctttttctattctatctgttttctttttatttattatattatttaaaagcccatgctatgtTTACTGCGTTTtgagctaactgagacttgttatagcacttatatatcattgctctttttgttgtttttgattgcttccattgtcctcatttgtaagtcactttggataaaagcgtctgctaaatgactaaatgtaaatgtaatgtaatatgagCCCAGACAAAGACTGATGGAGGAAGTGCATGTTTTAAACAGTACTTCAGAACACAGAAGAGCTGGAGCAAGGAATGTGTTTTTGAGGAAGAGACTGGTGTGGGTGTGACACTTTCAACCATTTATCTGTCCAGCATCCCTGCAAGCTACATAGGACAAGGATTTGGAAAATTGATGGGTGATTTCTTTTTTCCTATGGCTTTTTGTGTATTCTATCAATCAGTATTTGTGTATAGCCTCTGTATACCCTGTTTTGCTGCTTCAGATGTCTGCAGTCTTCACTCGTGTTATCCTATCCTTTAACTGAATTTGTCagggctaaactctgcaggtctgttTACCTCCAAGAACATCACATTCAGataaacatttttgattgcaaaactgatttttgttcaataaatttgtgtgtgtatgtgtgtttgtgttaaaccaaaATTTCTCAACAAAACCCAGTTCATATTCATGCTAAATGCCTTTTCCGAATTCAAAATCTTGTGCTCACAGAATTGTGGCATAAGTGTAACTCTTCTGTTTCCACAGTCAAGTTTGACAGGACTGATCAtttaattagttattattattattgttattgttgttgttgttgttgttgttgtaagttcatttgaacaatatatatatacatttacaaaataatgcatttttgtaatttgacTCAGATCTCACACATCTCAATGGTAGAGCAAACTTGTGTGAACTTTTTCAGTACTATGTCACCTGTAATCTAGTTAATATTTCCCTGGTGAAATAAGAACGGTGCGCTCTGTATCCCTTAAATTATAACTCATGCTTGAACAggttagaataaataaaaaaacagtaacacaaaTCGTTTTAGGAACATATTGTCAGTATCACTCCATCTGTCTAAACATTTGTTCAGGCTCAAAATAAGGTCTCAGAAATCATCTACTAGTGTGTCCAGTGGTAGAAATTGCTGAAACCCACTCCCTGTAGCCTACTTTCTTTGTTCATTTGTAGATCTATTGCTTGCATGTGTGGAAGGTTATGAttccattaaaaaataacataaaaattttaaatgaaagttgACATTACTCAGCCAACTACTGTCAGCAAACAGGCCAGAAACACAGAGGTAAGTATgcaaaacagcagtttaattgacaGAGGTGCTGTGGTAATGAGAAGCAAGGATCAGAAGGTGAGTAATATGCAGATGTATGGTTTTAGGTCTCTTAGCTGATAGTAACAGATGATTGTCTTTTGCAGGTGATCCAGAGGAACGAAGGAGCATGTAAGGGTGAGTAAACACAGGTAAGTAGCAAGATAAGGAGTCAGGCTTAGTTCAGTAAGGCAAACTGTAGACGAGACTCTGAGGCTGTAAGGAAAGAGCAATGATAAAGGGAGCCTAACGAGCCGAGGCAGCTTTTAATCCGAATCTTTTAGACTGGGCTAAAAACAAAAATGCCCTAAACACATCTTTTTAGTATTTGGAACCTTTTATGATTATGAGATCCATCTTTTCTCATAATTTCCATATACTGTTCTGCATCAGAAGTTGCACTGGTCACTGAGGCCAAATGTGGAAGCTATATCATGCATAGAGCTGGACTCATGCCAACTGAAGCAAAAGGTGCAAACATTCACTAATGCTCAAGATGAGTTTAACTTTTCAGGATTAAACTTTTCAGCAGGGTTTAAAAAAGCAGAAGACAAATAGGAAGCATATTTTTAGCATGCTGTTGGAAACGTATTACAATTAAGCATGACAAAATCCCAGAAAAGCTCAAACTTGTTTTATACAGTTGAATTCAATCTGAAACCTccttataaatgataaataataatgttactaACAGCAGTGAACAGAATGTCTGCATAATGGTCTATCttatctattttaaaaaaattaataaagttattaaaagaTGTATTTACTACTCATTCAATCATATTATGTGGaaccttgaaaaataaaattataccttTATACCTGTATTTTATCCACAGTTAACACCTTCAGTGagctttttgtaattaaatatatttacatttacacatctGGAATATGTTTTTACCAAAAAGTGACTTTTTACATTGTAAAAGCTGATGCATTTCCTTAGGAACCGAACCTGTGTCTTTAGCATTGATAGAGCCTCATGAGTTTAAGCAAATGTGGTCCAAGACTGGAGACTGTCGGTTTTACACATGCTAACAATATTTTTGAGActaaaaaactgaaatagaatTTTTACCTGAAGTATATCACAcagtggcatgcaaaagtttgctaaacccttgcagaatctgtgaaaatgtgaataattttaacaaaataagagagataataaaatgcatgtacattttcatttagtattGTCTCGAGTAAGATATTgtaaataaaagatgtttacatttagtcaacaagacaaaacaaattgctgaaattattcaaataaccccattcaaaaagTTTATGAACCCTTGGTTGTTAATACTGTGTGTAGCTACCTGGATGATCCAtgactatttatttatgtatttatttatttttttgatggttgttcatgagtcccttgtttgttctgaacagttaaactgagcaatgttcttcagaaaaatccttcaggtcctgCAGAATCTTCTtgtgcatatttgaaccctttccagcagtgactgtatgattttgagatgcatcttttcacactgaggacaactgagggacacaaacacaactattaaaaaaggttaaaacatttactgatgctccagaaggaaacacgatgcaTTTAAGCAGGATGAAATCAGAAATCAGAGAATCTGCAGGAgttggaggatttttctgaagaacagttctcagtttaactgtccagaacaaacaagggactcatgaacaaccatcaaaaaacaaaaagacagtcATGGATCTTCCAGATAAACACACACCGTAttaaggttattttaataatttcagcattttttttttgccttgttgactatatgtaaacatcttttatgtaaaatatcttactcaggacagtactaaataaaaaataatacgcgtatagtatgatctctcttattttgtgaaaattattcacattattCAGATTCTGTaaggggttcacaaacttttgcatgccactTTATAACTTAGTAGCAACCTGATCTGAATCTGCTTTAGACCAGCCACATTTCCTGTTTTGAACTCGGGTTGTCATTTCAGCTGGAGAGGATAAGTCAATGAATAGCTTGATACTTTTTATAAGTGTCCAGCTGAGCAAAATTTAGAACAAACTGTGAACTTATTGCAGTCTGGACAGCAGGATCAGAGCAACCTTGTCAAAACAGTGTGAAGATATGAAAAAAATCAAAGGACAAATAGAGGAGAGAGGATACTGGGGGAGTAAAACAGAGTTTATTTTAGCTGTTGCAGGGATTGTGATTGGTCTGGGTAATGTGTGGAGATTTCCTTACCTCTGCTACAAGAACGGCGGAGGTATGAAGCAGACTAAAGacataaatgtttgtttattggACATATCATTATGGTTACACAAATAAATACTATACCTTAGGTTTCTgtggtattttaataatgtattattgaaCTGGTGTGTTCTCAGGGGCATTCCTGATACCCTACCTGGTGTTTGTGGTTACCTGTGGGGTCCCTCTGTTCCTGCTAGAGACAGCTATGGGACAGTACACACAGGAAGGGGGCATTACTTGTTGGCGTCGGCTTTGTCCACTGGCTGAGGGTGAGTCAAAAGatttaaacaaatgcatttttatctgcATTCATTGTCATGGTACAGGCTACCACCACTTGCATTTTCTAAAGTAAATGTGAGACAGTGTATCAGTTGAGTCAATATTCATCTGTATAGAAATACATATCAGCCCCTAGAACTGTATGGTAAAAGTTAGTGCCACACTAATTGTGATGAGTGCCTTAACAGTCCTCCTGGTGGCAAATGAAACTTTGCATTGCAGCCATTCTCATGGGTCTCTGTGAAATTAGCTGAATGTCCCTGTTGATCAATGGATCTGTTTGCTTTTGTCAGGTATTGGCTATGGAGGACAACTGATTATTTTGTACAGCTGCATGTATTACATTATTATTCTGGCCTGGGCGCTTTTCTACCTCGTCTTCTCTTTTAGCTCCCAACTGCCATGGGCCAGCTGTGACAACACCTGGAACACAGGTGAACATttgaaacaaaactctcagaaaGAGCTCAGTACTATCTATGAATATCATACAGTAGAAGAATATGCTGGACCAGTGGTTAGTTAACTTTATTTTCGTCGTCTCTGTTTTAGATGACTGTGTGAATCTTGCTGCAAACAATCTGACCCTCAACCGGACAATGCTGATTAATTCAACTTCTTCGGTTACTGAATTCTGGAAGTAAATACATAAGCATAAATTATATTACAACAGAATCGATCCTTGCAAGAACATTATGCATTCGCAATTCAAAAAACAtagatacacatacacacatctataataaaactaaagactgttGTTCTCACTTGTCAAATTTGATAGAAACAGAGTGCTGTCTCTCTCTGGAGGTATTGAGGAGATCGGTAAGATCAACTGGGAGATTCTTCTGTGTCTTATTGCAATGTGGATCATATGTTATTTCTGTGTCTGGAAAGGAGTCAAATCCACAGGCAAGGTGAGCAACATTATCTCTGAAGAGAATATAGTCTAATACTGTTCTTAAATGTTTTACATcaaaattcacattttcacaCTTTGATTGTTTGGTCTGAGGTCTTATCCACTGACAgcttttaaacaataaattatgttttaatgtgttattaTATGTGTTCTGTATGTTAATACAGTATTTTgcttcattttacttttttttttgaggggacAGATGCATAATTTTGGCCCTTTCTTATTGTGCCTGTAGGTGGTGTATTTCACAGCTACATTTCCTTATGTGATGCTGCTTGTGTTGCTGATTCGTGGGTTGACTCTTCCTGGAGCTCTGCAGGGGGTTGTGTTTTACCTGTACCCTGAACCAGCCCGTCTCTTTGACCCGCAGGTAACCACACCATCTGCCCTTTCCTGACATGTGACTTAACAACCCATATACAAGGACTAGATCAgttgataatataaataaaaaatttaattctgttgTTTTTTCACGTAGTCTATGTAAACTGCATTCACAATcaataaaaagtatgttttctcTATAAGTAGCTAAAGAAAATCCAATAAAAACTTAAAGCTGTTATCAAAATAGCATTAACCTATTACAATTTATTGAACCCCACACTGAACCCTAGGTTTGGATGGAAGCAGGAGCTCAGATCTTTTTCTCCTATGCTTTGGGTACAGCCTCTCTTACTGTATTAGGCAGCtacaataaatacaacaacaactgCTACAGGTTAGTTcagtattattgtattatttccaGTATCTTTGTTTTTGGTATCTATTTCATAGGGTGGTCTTCAGCATATATTTGGGGGCATAGGAATATCAGTCACATTTACCAATCAATGGGGTACCACAGAGTTCGGTGTTTGGCCCTTCTCATTTctcttttatttagaaaataatgtGGGCACAGGCGCAGTGATTTTTGCACCACAtatacatgtgtatgtatatattgtataatttatgtttttctaaTCAGGGACAGCTTATGGCTTTGCCTTCTGAACAGTGGTACCAGTGTGGTAGCAGGTTTTGCTGTGTTCTCAGTCTTGGGCTTCATGGCTCAAAAACAGGGTGTCCCCATTGATGAGGTGGCAGAATCAGGTACtgcaacattcttaaaaataaaaaaggcaaagctTTAGAACACTAAAATACTAAacaaatgattttctttctttctttctttccttccttccttctttctttttttttctttctttctttctttccttcaggTCCAGGACTAGCATTCATAGCTTATCCACAGGCAGTAGCTATGATGCCCTGTCCACAACTGTGGGCTGCTTGTTTCTTCATTATGATTATTTTGCTCGGGCTAGATACACAGGTGAGCTAAAACTCAAACCTGAACATAGACATAGATGTTAAGCCTTACTCACATGTTTCACTCAGAAGTGTTTCACTATTCTAATGCACTTTTGTTCTGCTGCACTCCTTAAAAAGTTTGTTGCGATGGAAGTTTTCATGACATCAATGATGGACCTGTACCCCATGGTGCTGCGCAAAGCTGGACGTCGAGAAATATTCCTCCtgcttttctgtcttttttgCTTCTTCAGCCAACTTATCATGGTTACAGAGGTATGTGTGAGTGAGAAGGAAATACACTGAAATGTATAAAATGAGTTGTAACAAATAAAACGCTTccttatttaattaaaagtaaagaaATGTCCAAAAATAATCAAACTTAAGCATGCAGATGTGTaacaacattttataatttgtttgcATGCTGTATACATGCTGTTACAAGCTACCACTTCTGAGAATAGAAGGCAGTATTCTGCAGCATACATTCCAAGCATAGCCTTTTTGTTCTGCTTGAGTTGTAATGTTGTATTGTGACCTGCAGGGGGGGATGTATGTATTCCAGTTGTTTGACTACTATGCCTGCAGTGGAGCCTGTCTTCTTTTCCTCTGTGTGTTTGAGTCTCTGGCCATGGGTTGGGTCTTTGGTAAGTAAATTAATATAGCAAATTCTTTGCTATTgctatttgacatttaaataaagaatagCATTTCCCTGATGtgttgagaaaaaacaacaacaacagattcATTCAAACAGGACTGCCCACACTTATATGTCAATGCCACCTTTCTGTAATCAAAAATTTAGCCTCTGCCTAGTCATGTTGAGGTACTGTAATTAGGAGAAGAAGATTagaagaagatatatatatactattattatatgtTGTGAAGGCTCGTTTACTTCTAACAATAAATGAGCAACAGAACATTTCTTGTCAGGTTTTTTTAAACtgattattaaatcatttatttttaccatttttactttttattatttttactattaaagCAAATTCTTCCCTACcccacaggggctgagagaatgTTTGACGTCATTGAAGACATGACCAGCTCACGACCTAACTACATATTCATGCTGTGCTGGAAATACCTGACTCCTCTCGTATCTGTGGTGAGGCTCTGCATTCATTCACTGGTTTGACCGTCACagactttttttacatttctcgAAAAGCCTACAAATGTCTTAATGGTCATTATTTAGTTGTTTATATGCCAGGATAAAACTATTTCCCACATTTGTCTGATCTCAACTTTCTCCATCTCTTCTGTCTATTCTCAGGTGTCTTTTGTCTGTTCCCTTGTGAAGTACAAACCCCTCACTTTTAACCGCTGGTATGTGTACCCGGACTGGGCGTATGTGCTAGG harbors:
- the LOC113118587 gene encoding sodium- and chloride-dependent GABA transporter 2-like — its product is MKKIKGQIEERGYWGSKTEFILAVAGIVIGLGNVWRFPYLCYKNGGGAFLIPYLVFVVTCGVPLFLLETAMGQYTQEGGITCWRRLCPLAEGIGYGGQLIILYSCMYYIIILAWALFYLVFSFSSQLPWASCDNTWNTDDCVNLAANNLTLNRTMLINSTSSVTEFWKNRVLSLSGGIEEIGKINWEILLCLIAMWIICYFCVWKGVKSTGKVVYFTATFPYVMLLVLLIRGLTLPGALQGVVFYLYPEPARLFDPQVWMEAGAQIFFSYALGTASLTVLGSYNKYNNNCYRDSLWLCLLNSGTSVVAGFAVFSVLGFMAQKQGVPIDEVAESGPGLAFIAYPQAVAMMPCPQLWAACFFIMIILLGLDTQFVAMEVFMTSMMDLYPMVLRKAGRREIFLLLFCLFCFFSQLIMVTEGGMYVFQLFDYYACSGACLLFLCVFESLAMGWVFGAERMFDVIEDMTSSRPNYIFMLCWKYLTPLVSVVSFVCSLVKYKPLTFNRWYVYPDWAYVLGWLLALSSIILVPAWALGQLIVVKGSLKQRWRHLCSPDKNLPVTCKQQTQIQENTLITEMEVFVKCCTK